GTGTTGACTTCCATTATTTTAGGAAGCGAATCTGGTTTGAAGAAATTCTCAAAAACGCGGTCTAAAGTTCCGTCATCTTCAACTTTTACATAAGAAAAGCCAAAATGTTTAGCCATAAACTCTGCATTTTTATGATGCTTTGTAGAAATAAATTCATCTACGGTATTTGAGTTGGCATTTCCAGGACCCGGAATTATTTTAAAAATATTTCCTTCTCCATTATTAAAAATGATAATTCTTGTAAAAGGTGGGATATATTGGTTCCACAGACCATTGATGTCATAGAAAAAGCTTAAGTCTCCTGTAATCAATAGGGTAGGATTTTTGTTCTTGATGGCAAAACCCATTGCGGTGGAAGTAGAACCGTCGATTCCGCTTGTTCCGCGGTTGCAGTACATTTTTCTCTTTCCAAAATCAAATAACTGTGCATAACGAATTGCTGATGAATTGCTGAAATGTATATTGTAATTCTCAGGAATGCTCTGTGAAGCTTTATTAAAGAAATAGAAATCTGAAAATTCTGTTAAGTTTAAAAAATCGTTATGCTTTTTATCTTTTTTGTCTCTTAAAACATCCCAAAGATTGTAATAAGGTCTAGGTTCTAAGTTGATGAAATTTAATAATTTAGAAAAGAATAGCTCAGGCTTTATTTCTATTTTCTGAGTCAGAGAAAAATAAGTGTCGGGTTGCCAAACTTCATCCAAATGCCAATGTTGTTTCGGATGTGCATTTCTTAAAAATTGTTTTACTTTTTTAGAAACCACATTTTGCCCAACGGTAATCAATAAATCTGGAGCGTAAGTTTTAAAATCATCTTCGGTAAATGCAAAAATATATCGGTCGATATGTCTGAAAAACTTCTCATGATATAAATTTGAATTCGCTTCGCTTAAAACAACAACAGAATGATTTTTAACCAATTGCGTAAGTTGGTTTTCCAATTCAGGACTGTAAGCTTTTGTCCCAACCAGAATCATAATTCTCTGTGAAGTATTCCAGTCTGCTACTAAATTGGAAGGAATTTCGTATTCTTTCTTTTTAATGGTTTTCTCAACCTCCGGAAAAGTTGGAAGTTCTGAAACCAAATCATACAAAGGTTCTTCTAAAGGAATATTGATATGAACCGGACCTTGTTTTTCAAAACAAAGCTCGACTGCCTTTTTTATAAGATCTGAATTGATGCTTTCTGCATCGTCTTTGCTGTCTTCAACTAACTGAAAATCTCCGTAAGAATGCTGATGAAAAAGATTATTTTGTCTGATTGTCTGTCCGTCAAAAAGATCAACATAATCTGTTGGTCGGTCTGCCGTTAAAATCAACAACGGAATATTCTGATAAAAAGCTTCTGTAACTGCAGGATAATAATTTGCTGCTGCAGAACCACTTGTGCAGGTAATTGCAACAGGTTTTTTCTCGCTCATTGCCATTCCGAGAGCAACAAAAGCTGCACTTCTTTCATCAACAATGCTGAAACAGTTGAAATCATCCATCTCTGAAAAATGTATCGCCAAAGGGGCATTTCTGGATCCCGGAGATATCACAACGTCTAAAATTCCGTATTGGTGAAGAATATTAGCAAGTACCTGAATACTTCTCTTAGAAGAATATTTTTTCATTTGAAAATTTCTATTGTTTTTTTAAGTCAAATGCAATCGCTTTAATTTTCTTGTATTTATTTACTAATTGAGCCTTTTGCAATTTCATAAAGCAAATTTAGTTTATAAATAATGAATTCTAAAATCATTTAATTCAAAAAATCTGTAAATTAGCCCCACGTAAAATTTCTATAAAATGGATAAAATACCTAGTGTAGACCTGCGTGATTTCCTTTCGGACAACCCGGAACGCAAACAGAAATTTGTAAATGAAATCGGAAAAGCTTACGAAGAAATTGGTTTTGTAGCCTTAAAAGGACATTTCCTTGATGACAAACTCGTAGACAATCTTTATGGAGAAGTGAAAAACTTCTTTGAACTTCCAACAGAAACCAAGCAAAAGTATGAGATCCCCGGAATTGGAGGGCAAAGAGGTTATGTTGGTTTTGGTAAAGAAACGGCTAAAGGTTTTAAAAAAGGTGATTTGAAAGAATTTTGGCATTTCGGACAATATGTTTCGGATGACTCAAAATACAAAAGCGAATATCCTGACAACGTCATCGTAGATGAGCTTCCACAATTTAATGAGGTAGGTAAAGAAACTTACCAGATGCTTGAAAAAACAGGAAAATATGTTTTGAGAGCTTTAGCATTGTATCTTGGTCTTGATGAATTTTATTTTGACGATAAAATTGCAGAAGGAAACTCTATTTTGAGACCAATTCACTATCCTCCAATTACTCAGGAACCGGATGATGCAGTAAGAGCTGCAGCTCACGGAGACATCAACTTAATTACCCTTTTGATGGGTTCTCAGGGAAAAGGTCTTCAGGTACAAAATCACAAAGGAGAATGGATCGATGCGATTGCACAACCAGATGAATTGATGATTAATGTAGGAGATATGCTTTCGAGACATACCAACAATAAACTGAAATCTACCATTCACAGAGTGGTAAATCCGCCAAGAGAGTTGTGGGGAACTTCAAGATATTCTATTCCTTTCTTTATGCATCCGGTAAGCGAAATGTCGCTGAATGCTTTAGAAAACTGTGTTGACGAAAACAATCCAAAGTTATATGAAGATACAACAGCCGGAGAGTTTTTACACGAAAGATTAATTGAATTGGGATTAATAAAAAAGTAAGCCTGATCTATAAATTCTAATACATAATTAAGAAAGGCCTCTATTGTTTAGAGGTCTTTTTTGTGTTCTAAACTTTGTACAAATTATCTTTAGAAGTTCATAAAAAAGTCACACAATGTAGGCTTTTGTATTCCCACAACTTTGCGTATTTTTGAGAAAATCCTTCACAATGAATTTTAAACCTATGTTATTAACAGCCGGAGTTTTGTTTTCGGCTACAGTTTATGCTCAAAAAATGACTTATCCTAAAGCGATCAAAGGAAATCAAACTGATACTTATTTCGGAACTGCTGTTGCAGATCCGTACAGAGATTTAGAAAATGATTCAGAACCTACCAAAAAATGGGTAGATGAAGAAGTTGCTTATAGCCAAAAATATTTATCACAAATTCCATTTAGAGAGCAGATTAAAAAGCAGTTAACAGATATTTGGAACTACGAAAAAATAGGGGCACCTTTCAAAGAAGGAGATTTTACATATTATTATAAAAACGATGGTTTACAGGCACAAGCTGTTTTGTACAGAACCAATAATAAGACAAAAACCACAGAAGTATTTTTAGATCCTAATAAATTTTCAGATAAAGGAACGACTTCGCTTTCCAGTTTGTCTTTCAACAAAAAAGGAAACTTGGCAGCGTACTCTATTTCTGAAGGAGGTAGCGACTGGAATAAAATTATCATTATCGACGCCCTTACCAAAAAGCAAATTGATGAAACAATTGTTGATGTAAAGTTCAGCGGAATTTCTTGGCAGGGTGATGAAGGTTTCTACTATTCAAGCTACGACAAGCCAAAAGAAGGAACTGTACTTTCCGGAATGACTGATAAACACAAAGTTTATTTTCATAAATTAGGGACAAAGCAATCTGCTGATCAGCTGATTTTTGGTGGGGATAAAACTCCGAGAAGATATTTGGGAGCAGGAGTTTCTGAAGATCAGAGATATCTGATTATTTCTGCAGCGAATGCAACCAACGGAAACGAATTGTATGTGAAAGACCTAAAAAAAGGAGGTGATTTCGTTCAGATCAACAAAGGTTTTGATATCAATGTAAATATTGTTGACACAGAAGGTGATAATCTTTTCATTTTTACTGATAAAGATGCTCCAAATATGCGTTTGGTAAAAACGACCATTCAAAATCCGTCTCCTGAAACCTGGAAAGACGTTATTCCGGAAACAGAAAATGTGTTGGGGATTTCCGGAGGTGGCGGTTATTTCTTTGCTACTTATATGATCGATGCAATTGATCAGGTGAAGCAGTTTGACAAAACCGGAAAATTAATCAGAGAAATTTCGTTGCCAGGAAAAGGAAATGTAGGTGGTTTTGGTGGTAAAGAAACAGAAAAAGAATTGTATTATTCTTTCAGCAATTATATTACTCCGGGAACAACTTATAAATTCAATGCAGATACCGGAAAATCTGAAGTTTACCAGAAACCGAAAGTGAAATTTAATCCTGAAGATTATGTTTCTGAGCAGGTATTTTATACATCAAAAGATGGAACCAAAGTTCCGATGATGATCAATTATAAAAAAGGAATAAAGCTGAATGGCAAAAATCCTACAATTCTTTATTCTTACGGTGGTTTCAACGTTAGTTTGCAGCCTTCTTTCTCAGTAGTTAATGCAATATGGATGGAAAATGGTGGGATTTACGCCGTTCCAAACATCCGTGGTGGTGGTGAATACGGTAAAAAATGGCATGATGCAGGAACGAAAATGCAGAAGAAAAATGTATTTGAAGATTTCATTGCAGCTGGAGAATATTTACAATCGAAAGGTTATACCTCAAAAGAATATATGGCGCTTTCTGGAAGATCAAACGGAGGTTTGTTAGTTGGAGCAACAATGACGATGCGTCCTGATTTGGCTAAAGTTGCCTTTCCTGGAGTTGGAGTTTTAGATATGTTGAGATACAACAAATTTACTGCTGGAGCAGGTTGGTCTTATGATTACGGAACTGCCGAAGACAACAAAGAAATGTTTGATTATTTGAAATCATATTCACCGGTTCATAACGTAAAAGCAGGAACTTGTTATCCGTCAACAATGATTATTACAAGTGATCACGACGATAGAGTAGTTCCGGCGCATTCATTTAAATTTGGTGCAGAATTACAGGAAAAACAAAAATGTGCAAATCCTATTTTATTAAGAATTGAGAAAAATGCAGGTCACGGAGCAGGAAGAGCAACAGATCAGGTGATCAGCGAAAATGCAGATTTAATTTCTTTCGCTTTGTACGAAATGGGAATAAAAAAACTTGGAAAATAATTTTAAACACCATTAAAGAGTTTAAGATAAAAAGCGAGATTGTATTATTACAGTCTCGCTTTTGTATTTTTAAGAAGTCCTGAAGGGATGATTTAACGAAGAATAGGATAAAATCCTATTAATTCATACATATTAACAATAACATATTTTTCAGTTGAATTTAAAAACAATTATACCAAATTAAAACTCAAAGATTTTTAAAAAACGAATGTGTTCTTTTATTCAGAAGAGCAATAAACTCTTTATGACTAATGTGTCAAATAATTTCTAATTTTTAGCATTTAATCTTACTTTTTCCTTCTGAAAATCAATCACAAAACATTCCCGTAAAAATGCTTATTTTTAAAATCTTAAATCTGAAGAAATGAGAAGGGAAATAAAGAACAAAATTCCTCAATTTAATATATCTGAAAATCAGCAGGAAATCTATCAATTTGAAAAGGATGGACTTGAGCTGAAATCAAAATACACGGCAGAAGATGTAAAAAATAAAGACATTAGCGACAGTTCTCCGGGAATTGCTCCTTACCTAAGAGGTCCTTATTCTACGATGTATGTTCAAAAACCTTGGACGATACGTCAATATGCAGGATTTTCGACAGCCGAAGAATCTAATGCGTTTTACAGAAGAAACTTAGCAGCCGGACAAAAAGGACTTTCGGTAGCTTTTGATTTGGCAACACACAGAGGATATGATTCAGATCACGCAAGAGTTGTTGGAGATGTTGGTAAAGCCGGTGTTGCGATTGATTCTGTTGAGGACATGAAGATCTTATTCAATGAAATTCCTTTGGATGAAATATCGGTTTCAATGACGATGAATGGGGCGGTTTTGCCAATTCTTTCATTTTATATTGTGGCTGCAGAAGAGCAAGGCGTTTCTCAGGACAAGCTTTCGGGAACCATTCAGAATGATATTTTGAAAGAATTTATGGTGCGTAATACCTACATTTATCCGCCAACTCCTTCCATGAAAATTATTGCTGATATTTTTGAATATACTTCAAGAAATATTCCGAAATTCAACTCAATTTCGATTTCCGGATATCACATGCAGGAAGCAGGAGCAACTCCCGTTTTAGAAATGGCTTATACTTTAGCGGATGGTTTGGAATATGTAAGAACCGGAATTAAAGCAGGAATGAATGTCGATGATTTTGCCCCAAGATTATCATTTTTCTGGGCTATCGGAATGAATCATTTTATGGAAATTGCTAAAATGCGTGCAGCAAGATATATTTGGGCAACGCTTTTAAAACAATTCAACCCTCAAAATCCGAAATCTTTAGCGTTAAGAACGCATTCACAAACTTCAGGTTGGTCTTTAACGGAACAAGAACCTTTCAATAATATCACAAGAACGGCGATTGAAGCATTGTCTTCAGCTTTAGGTGGAACTCAATCTCTTCACACGAACGCTTTGGATGAAGCAATTGCTTTACCTACAGATTATTCGGCAAAAATTGCTAGAAATACTCAAATTATTCTTCAACAGGAAAGTGGAATTTGTGATGTTGTCGATCCAATGGGTGGAAGTAATTTGGTTGAATCTTTGACTCAGCAAATGATCGAAGAGGCAATGAAATACATTGATGAGGTAGAAAAAGAAGGCGGAATGACAAAAGCCATCGAAGCCGGAATTCCGAAAATGAGAATTGAAGAAGCTGCCGCAAGAAAACAAGCCAAAATCGATAGCAGCGAAGAGTTTATCATCGGTGTAAATTCTTTTAAATCTGCCTTAAAACAGACTCCAATTGAAATTTTAGATATCGACAATACTGAAGTTCGTAGAAAGCAAATTGAGAGATTAGAATCAATTAAATTAAGCCGAAATTCTGAATCTGTTGAGCAAATTTTAAATGAAATTCGTGAATCTGCAAAAACAGGAAACGGAAATCTTTTGGCATTGTGTATTGAAGCGGCAAGAAGAAGAGTAACTTTAGGTGAAATGAGTGACGCAATGGAAGAAAGCTTCGGACGTTACAAAGCCAACATCAGAACGATACAAGGAGTTTACGCTATGAATGCAGGTAAAAATGAATATTTTGGAAAAGCGCTTGAGCTTACCCAAAAATTTGAAGAAGCAGAAGGTCGTCGCCCAAGAATTATGGTGGCGAAAATGGGGCAGGATGGTCATGATCGTGGTGCAAAAGTGGTAGCAACTGCGTTTGCAGATATGGGATTTGACGTGGATGTTGCGCCGTTATTTCAAACTCCGGAAGAGGTTGCAAAACAGGCTGTAGAAAATGATATTCACATTTTGGGAGTTTCATCTTTGGCAGCAGGTCACAAAACTTTGGTTCCACAGGTCGTTGAAGAGTTAAAGAAATTAGGTGCAGAAGATATTACAATTGTTGTAGGCGGAGTTATTCCGCAACAGGATTACGAGTTTTTATATGCAAACGGAGCTGATTTCATCTTCGGTCCTGGAACAAATCTTCCTAAATGTGCGGTTGATATTTTGAATAGATTTTTAGCGTAATCAAGTGAATATTTTAATTGAGAAATCTGATGTTACGTGGCTGGTTCAGTCACATAAAGGGTTTTCTTCATTTAATTATGATATTTGTGTAGATTGGGCGATAGATCTAATGCAAAAAGAAGTTGTGACGAATAACATTCAAATGCTTTCCGCATTTTCTAAACCTACCAATGCGTGGGAAATTAAACCTTTTGTAAGTAAAGTTTTAAAAGAGTTTAATATTGAAGCATTCGAAGGGAAAAAGCAGTTCAAAGTCGATCTTATTATTATATACAGAAGATTGTTAATGGTGAGAACGATGTGCTTTCTTGCCTCGAAAAATTAGCCAGAATTTGTGTAGAATCAGAGTATGAAAAAATGTTTATCCGTTTTACTTATTATATTATTCATGGGGAGATTTAGAAGATTTTAAGATGAGTTTCCACTATCAAGATGTCACTTTTAGCAATTTTAACGAAACGGTTTTAAAAGAGGTAAAAATTTGGATTGCAAATTTCGAAAAGCTAAAATAAATTTCCCGGAAATGTAATTTAACATTTCATTAAACTTCAAATTGCACAGCTTTTGTACTGTAAGCCATAACCAAAAAATAAATTAATATGGCTTATACAGTAATTTCAGTATTTCCGGAAACTGTGAATACAGAGGAAATAAAATCAGAATTAAAAAACAAAGGATTTCTCGACGCAGACATTATTGTTTCTAAATCGAGATTTGATGAAGAGTCTTCTACGAATGAATACGAAGATGATGAAAAAACAAGAAGTTTTTGGAATCATGTTTTTGTAAATGATAACGAGATTTTAGCAGCTTACAGTAAGGAAAGTGTGGGTAAAATCAATTTGGTGGTTTATGCTTCCAATCTTACAGATGCACAAAACGCAAAAAAAGTTTTGGATCAATATGGAGCATTAAAAATTTATAATAAACCTTCTGTTAACCAGAGTGATTCTGAGTCGACAGGTTTGCCGGAAGATGTTTACAATGGAATTATCGCAAAGGCAAGGCATAATGTTTATTTCTTAGATAAAGAAAGAGTATATTCTCCAAACAGCAGAGGAATGGGAGATACAATGGATAGTCAAGGATCGAAAGATTAAATAACAGCTTTATAAAAAATAAAAACGACCATCAAATGATGGTCGTTTTGTTATATTTTCCAGGACTTAATCAGCCATCGGTAGATAAGAATATTGACGAAGAAATAAACCATTATTGGAATGATGATAATCATTGACCAAAGTAAAGGATTAATATACATCGAAAGTAAACCGTTGGAAACATCAGATTTTGCAATAAAATATTGTCCAGCTGCGATCAGTCCTAAGCTTAAAATTAATACAAACATTAAATTCAAACTGAATTTCCTACTGATATCGCTCACCATTTTCTTTGGCGAATATCCTAAGCTATTTTTAATCGAAACTTCTTCTTGCTTTTCTAAAAACTGAATCTTTATAAAGCTTACAATGATATACAAACACAAGGCAAAGATGAAAACTCCCAAAACAGCAATTATTTTTAAAACTAAAAATAGCTTTGACTTTATTTTTGCCGAACGGAGACTTTCCTGATTAGACTCGTAGCCGTTTTCTTTCATTTTAGAGACCAAACCTTCATCTCCAGAATCTTTTACCTGTACCAAAACTCTGTTGTAGATTTTGGGCTGTGTAGCAAGCTCAGGCTTTTCTGCCATATTCAGAGAATCAAGAAACTTTTTCGGAATCAAGACGGAATGTATTCTGTCTGAAAGACCGACCATTTTTCCTTTATACGTCTTATTCTGCTTATTGACAGTGATGTTGATGTTGACTTCAATTTTCTTGGCAAAATCTTCTGAGATCTGCGGCAGACCTTGGTTTAAAGCAAATCCGTAATTGTAAAGATTGAGATATTCTCTTGAAATAATAATTGGAATTTCGTCACCTTTTACCTGAAACTCTTCGTCTGTCAAATCAGAATCAATTGCTTTTAAATCTAAACCTTCAAAATACAGATCAGTATAAAAAGGAATAAAGTCACCGCCATTTGCAGAAGCTTTAAATTCATTTGCCGAAAAAGGATAAATGGCTTTTACTTCACTCCAGGTTTTAATTTTTGAAATATCACTTTCATTAAAACC
Above is a genomic segment from Chryseobacterium mulctrae containing:
- a CDS encoding isopenicillin N synthase family dioxygenase — translated: MDKIPSVDLRDFLSDNPERKQKFVNEIGKAYEEIGFVALKGHFLDDKLVDNLYGEVKNFFELPTETKQKYEIPGIGGQRGYVGFGKETAKGFKKGDLKEFWHFGQYVSDDSKYKSEYPDNVIVDELPQFNEVGKETYQMLEKTGKYVLRALALYLGLDEFYFDDKIAEGNSILRPIHYPPITQEPDDAVRAAAHGDINLITLLMGSQGKGLQVQNHKGEWIDAIAQPDELMINVGDMLSRHTNNKLKSTIHRVVNPPRELWGTSRYSIPFFMHPVSEMSLNALENCVDENNPKLYEDTTAGEFLHERLIELGLIKK
- a CDS encoding FtsX-like permease family protein, whose protein sequence is MKKIFNSIILYAGLFIAFILVLSCLQLYENANRLFGSKSSDSNYWLTFSKKITPDNIGRKELLGFNESDISKIKTWSEVKAIYPFSANEFKASANGGDFIPFYTDLYFEGLDLKAIDSDLTDEEFQVKGDEIPIIISREYLNLYNYGFALNQGLPQISEDFAKKIEVNINITVNKQNKTYKGKMVGLSDRIHSVLIPKKFLDSLNMAEKPELATQPKIYNRVLVQVKDSGDEGLVSKMKENGYESNQESLRSAKIKSKLFLVLKIIAVLGVFIFALCLYIIVSFIKIQFLEKQEEVSIKNSLGYSPKKMVSDISRKFSLNLMFVLILSLGLIAAGQYFIAKSDVSNGLLSMYINPLLWSMIIIIPIMVYFFVNILIYRWLIKSWKI
- a CDS encoding prolyl oligopeptidase family serine peptidase, producing MNFKPMLLTAGVLFSATVYAQKMTYPKAIKGNQTDTYFGTAVADPYRDLENDSEPTKKWVDEEVAYSQKYLSQIPFREQIKKQLTDIWNYEKIGAPFKEGDFTYYYKNDGLQAQAVLYRTNNKTKTTEVFLDPNKFSDKGTTSLSSLSFNKKGNLAAYSISEGGSDWNKIIIIDALTKKQIDETIVDVKFSGISWQGDEGFYYSSYDKPKEGTVLSGMTDKHKVYFHKLGTKQSADQLIFGGDKTPRRYLGAGVSEDQRYLIISAANATNGNELYVKDLKKGGDFVQINKGFDINVNIVDTEGDNLFIFTDKDAPNMRLVKTTIQNPSPETWKDVIPETENVLGISGGGGYFFATYMIDAIDQVKQFDKTGKLIREISLPGKGNVGGFGGKETEKELYYSFSNYITPGTTYKFNADTGKSEVYQKPKVKFNPEDYVSEQVFYTSKDGTKVPMMINYKKGIKLNGKNPTILYSYGGFNVSLQPSFSVVNAIWMENGGIYAVPNIRGGGEYGKKWHDAGTKMQKKNVFEDFIAAGEYLQSKGYTSKEYMALSGRSNGGLLVGATMTMRPDLAKVAFPGVGVLDMLRYNKFTAGAGWSYDYGTAEDNKEMFDYLKSYSPVHNVKAGTCYPSTMIITSDHDDRVVPAHSFKFGAELQEKQKCANPILLRIEKNAGHGAGRATDQVISENADLISFALYEMGIKKLGK
- the scpA gene encoding methylmalonyl-CoA mutase; its protein translation is MRREIKNKIPQFNISENQQEIYQFEKDGLELKSKYTAEDVKNKDISDSSPGIAPYLRGPYSTMYVQKPWTIRQYAGFSTAEESNAFYRRNLAAGQKGLSVAFDLATHRGYDSDHARVVGDVGKAGVAIDSVEDMKILFNEIPLDEISVSMTMNGAVLPILSFYIVAAEEQGVSQDKLSGTIQNDILKEFMVRNTYIYPPTPSMKIIADIFEYTSRNIPKFNSISISGYHMQEAGATPVLEMAYTLADGLEYVRTGIKAGMNVDDFAPRLSFFWAIGMNHFMEIAKMRAARYIWATLLKQFNPQNPKSLALRTHSQTSGWSLTEQEPFNNITRTAIEALSSALGGTQSLHTNALDEAIALPTDYSAKIARNTQIILQQESGICDVVDPMGGSNLVESLTQQMIEEAMKYIDEVEKEGGMTKAIEAGIPKMRIEEAAARKQAKIDSSEEFIIGVNSFKSALKQTPIEILDIDNTEVRRKQIERLESIKLSRNSESVEQILNEIRESAKTGNGNLLALCIEAARRRVTLGEMSDAMEESFGRYKANIRTIQGVYAMNAGKNEYFGKALELTQKFEEAEGRRPRIMVAKMGQDGHDRGAKVVATAFADMGFDVDVAPLFQTPEEVAKQAVENDIHILGVSSLAAGHKTLVPQVVEELKKLGAEDITIVVGGVIPQQDYEFLYANGADFIFGPGTNLPKCAVDILNRFLA
- the menD gene encoding 2-succinyl-5-enolpyruvyl-6-hydroxy-3-cyclohexene-1-carboxylic-acid synthase; its protein translation is MKKYSSKRSIQVLANILHQYGILDVVISPGSRNAPLAIHFSEMDDFNCFSIVDERSAAFVALGMAMSEKKPVAITCTSGSAAANYYPAVTEAFYQNIPLLILTADRPTDYVDLFDGQTIRQNNLFHQHSYGDFQLVEDSKDDAESINSDLIKKAVELCFEKQGPVHINIPLEEPLYDLVSELPTFPEVEKTIKKKEYEIPSNLVADWNTSQRIMILVGTKAYSPELENQLTQLVKNHSVVVLSEANSNLYHEKFFRHIDRYIFAFTEDDFKTYAPDLLITVGQNVVSKKVKQFLRNAHPKQHWHLDEVWQPDTYFSLTQKIEIKPELFFSKLLNFINLEPRPYYNLWDVLRDKKDKKHNDFLNLTEFSDFYFFNKASQSIPENYNIHFSNSSAIRYAQLFDFGKRKMYCNRGTSGIDGSTSTAMGFAIKNKNPTLLITGDLSFFYDINGLWNQYIPPFTRIIIFNNGEGNIFKIIPGPGNANSNTVDEFISTKHHKNAEFMAKHFGFSYVKVEDDGTLDRVFENFFKPDSLPKIMEVNTQGKNNADTQKAYFNFLKES